The genomic interval ACACCATCCAGCTGACAAAGCCCTGTTTCAAGTTTGGTCGCATCTATTTGGCGCGGTGTGCTCTCCATCAAGACCTCAAGTACGTCCCTTAGCATCTTGATGGTTGTGATTAGAACGATGACCGAGAAGAAAAGTGTGCATGCCATGTCGATCGTCTTCCACTCGGGCTTCCACCATATGATGGCGCCACCGATCATCACACCTACACTCTGAATGGAGTCGCCGAGAACATGAAGGTAGGCACCGTGCACATTGATATTTCGTGTTTTGTCTTTGCTGTGCTTTGCATGGATTAGGGCCTCATCTGACTCGTGCAATAGCCGATCCAACTGGTCCTCATCTCCTGAATCCGCTCGGGCACTGTGGTCATCCGCCGAGTGGTTGTCACAATGGCTGTGGTCATGACCATGCTCATTGTGGCTGTCCTCATGGCGACCATGGCTATGGTTATGTCCGTGCTCATGCCCAAGCAAAACAGCCATAATGATATTAACAAGCAAACCAAATGCCGCTACGCCAAACATCAAGATACCTTGCACTTCGCCGGTGTCATGGATAAGTCTGGCAATAGCTTCGTAGACTAGGATGCCAGTCAAGAGCCATATAAGTTGGATTGACACTAGAGCCCCGAGGATTTCAATTCGAAAAAATCCATACGACTGGCGCGGTGTTGCTTCCCACCCCGATGCCCAGATGGAGAACAGGGAGATGGCAAAGGCTGCGACGTCCGAAAGGAGATGTGTGGCATCTGTGAGAATCGCAAGACTGTTCGCTTTGATCCCTCCAACCACTTCTACGGCCATGAAAATGATGCACAAAATGACAGCGATCAAAAGCTTGCGCATAGAAGCAAATCGTTCTTCAGCATCTTTTGAGTTTGTGGAATTGGAGAAGCCACATGTAGTGCCGCCGCATATCTTGTTACATGTTATGCTAGGCTCATCCCCTGACTTATCTATGCTTATATCAATGATCTGTGTGGAATGAGAAGTTTGTGGTTCCATCTGAACAAAGAAAAGAGCAAAAATATCCATCTATGAAAAGGTTAAGGAAACAAGTAATGTTATCTGTTAGAAATATTATTATAACAATTATTTCTTCAATTCATAAACAAAACAAAGGTACTAGACCAACAAAACATTCCAATGCAAAACAGTGAAGCAATAGTTTCAAAGGGAAGAGAGACAACTAATTGAGCAATTTTCAGAAACATATACCTTTTTTTCTCTCTCGCTCTCTCTTTTGAATGGCACAGAGAGGGAGTAATAAGTGTGTAGTTAATTTTCTCTTATTTGGAAAATTTCATATCATTTTTTTGGGTTATTGTGTTTTCTCGCAAAAAATAAGTGTGTTGAATTATAAATAACTGAAACAATCAACGCACAGATGTGGAAGAAAAGGGATGTCAAAATGATCGCAGAAGGAAATTTTGAGGAAGAATTGTCCGCAAGAAGGAGGAAGTGCGACTTCATGTTAAAACAAAAGGAAGGATTTTAGAAAGGAGTAAAAGTATGAACCCTAGCATCGAGTAAATTTGCTTAAGATAAAAATCCACTAGTATGAATTTTTCAGAAGGTAGAGAATTGGAAATTTTTAAACTGACAACGAACAAATGCATCACACTATTTTAAACAAAGATCCTAATTATAAAGAAGACTTCTTCCCCACCCAAATTACAGAAGAATTTCGGCGAGGAAAAAGCTCTAAACCCTagaagcagatgatttgctcaaGATAAATTTCCAAGTTAAGTGTTTCAGAGCGCGGCGAACAGGCCACTTTCAAACCGAATAAAAGGACAAACGAATCAATATTCTATATTAATCAAAATCCTAAGAAAGAAGGTTCTTCCCGATCCAAACTAGATAGATAATTGGAAAATCTAGACTCCAAGAAACAAGAAAATACAACCCAAGAAAACGTAGAAAGAGAGAGAGTTAGAAAGCTTACATCTTTTCGCCAAAGTCCGGACCTTTCGGCGATGAATCGAAGGCTAGCTATTCGATTCCTcgaggaagaaggaga from Zingiber officinale cultivar Zhangliang chromosome 6B, Zo_v1.1, whole genome shotgun sequence carries:
- the LOC121990072 gene encoding metal tolerance protein 1-like isoform X3, coding for MDLSMATGEKICGGTTCGFSNSTNSKDAEERFASMRKLLIAVILCIIFMAVEVVGGIKANSLAILTDATHLLSDVAAFAISLFSIWASGWEATPRQSYGFFRIEILGALVSIQLIWLLTGILVYEAIARLIHDTGEVQGILMFGVAAFGLLVNIIMAVLLGHEHGHNHSHGRHEDSHNEHGHDHSHCDNHSADDHSARADSGDEDQLDRLLHESDEALIHAKHSKDKTRNINVHGAYLHVLGDSIQSVGVMIGGAIIWWKPEWKTIDMACTLFFSVIVLITTIKMLRDVLEVLMESTPRQIDATKLETGLCQLDGVVAIHELHVWAITVGKVLLACHVTIAPEADADLVLDMVIGYIKREYNISHVTIQIERQ
- the LOC121990072 gene encoding metal tolerance protein 1-like isoform X1, whose product is MEPQTSHSTQIIDISIDKSGDEPSITCNKICGGTTCGFSNSTNSKDAEERFASMRKLLIAVILCIIFMAVEVVGGIKANSLAILTDATHLLSDVAAFAISLFSIWASGWEATPRQSYGFFRIEILGALVSIQLIWLLTGILVYEAIARLIHDTGEVQGILMFGVAAFGLLVNIIMAVLLGHEHGHNHSHGRHEDSHNEHGHDHSHCDNHSADDHSARADSGDEDQLDRLLHESDEALIHAKHSKDKTRNINVHGAYLHVLGDSIQSVGVMIGGAIIWWKPEWKTIDMACTLFFSVIVLITTIKMLRDVLEVLMESTPRQIDATKLETGLCQLDGVVAIHELHVWAITVGKVLLACHVTIAPEADADLVLDMVIGYIKREYNISHVTIQIERQ
- the LOC121990072 gene encoding metal tolerance protein 1-like isoform X2, with the protein product MEPQTSHSTQIIDISIDKSGDEPSITCNKICGGTTCGFSNSTNSKDAEERFASMRKLLIAVILCIIFMAVEVVGGIKANSLAILTDATHLLSDVAAFAISLFSIWASGWEATPRQSYGFFRIEILGALVSIQLIWLLTGILVYEAIARLIHDTGEVQGILMFGVAAFGLLVNIIMAVLLGHEHGHNHSHGRHEDSHNEHGHDHSHCDNHSADDHSARADSGDEDQLDRLLHDKDKTRNINVHGAYLHVLGDSIQSVGVMIGGAIIWWKPEWKTIDMACTLFFSVIVLITTIKMLRDVLEVLMESTPRQIDATKLETGLCQLDGVVAIHELHVWAITVGKVLLACHVTIAPEADADLVLDMVIGYIKREYNISHVTIQIERQ